From a single Gemmatimonadaceae bacterium genomic region:
- a CDS encoding VWA domain-containing protein, with product MSRRTPFRRSLLVALAAAAAVLAPRPAAAQGWIEARPQPGPIRPRDWNVTRVSTAIRATIEGRVARIEVEEQFRNNGGGMAEGTYHYPLAGEAVFQSLSLWMGETEMRGELMDASRAKGIYEEIVRRRRDPALITLAGHQLLRAQVFPIQPGETRKVVLRFTQLLDKEGDALRWRYALGPEERGSVRPDIRVTLREPARFGRPFSPTHTVAVSGENDRDVRITDGARGDIELFLPLQSTAAGLSVVTHAPAGEQGYFLLYVTPPEMAAQQAIGRDLTLVVDVSGSMSGPKLEQAKAAIHQVLGTLGTRDRFRLVAFSSAVRPFRDGFVTADAQALEAARNWTNSLVADGGTNIEGALREAMRRQGGSTRDGNLDVLVFLTDGVPSVGETQPERLAALASQESARMRIFTIGIGTDVNTYLLERMAQDGRGSAGFVPPEGSVEETVGSLARKLRAPALVDLRVVSSPARIVSMEPVRLPDLFAGQELVVLGRYEGSGSGPLVIEGMRDGEKVRVSTPVTFAQSDTDHEYVGTLWAARRIGALTRTMRLEGSTPARIEEIKSLALRHGIVTEYTAYLVQEPVVASGGPGMPRRTDRDGRATNVANAPMASAPAVAQTGRAAFEQAQTSADMAGAGSVGEARKASERAQARLEPEARVAGGGTRQRIVGSRRFEQQGSQWTDMTQRSQRVVNVEAFSPAYFALLRLLPELRDASQLGDDVLVAGQRVSIRLQRTGQATLAAAEVSQLAKDFRGA from the coding sequence ATGTCACGACGCACCCCGTTCCGCCGTTCACTGCTGGTCGCACTTGCCGCCGCTGCTGCCGTTCTCGCCCCGCGCCCCGCCGCCGCCCAGGGCTGGATCGAGGCACGCCCGCAGCCGGGACCGATCCGTCCCCGTGACTGGAACGTCACGCGCGTGTCCACCGCCATCCGCGCCACCATCGAGGGCCGCGTGGCGCGCATCGAGGTGGAGGAACAGTTCCGCAACAACGGCGGCGGCATGGCGGAGGGCACCTACCACTACCCGCTGGCCGGTGAGGCGGTGTTCCAGTCGCTCTCACTCTGGATGGGCGAGACCGAGATGCGCGGCGAGCTGATGGACGCCTCCCGCGCGAAGGGGATCTACGAGGAGATCGTGCGACGGCGCCGTGATCCGGCGCTGATCACCCTCGCTGGCCACCAGCTCCTCCGGGCGCAGGTGTTCCCGATCCAGCCCGGTGAGACACGCAAGGTGGTGCTGCGCTTCACGCAGCTCCTCGACAAGGAAGGTGACGCCCTGCGCTGGCGCTACGCACTGGGCCCCGAGGAGCGTGGCTCGGTGCGACCCGACATCCGCGTCACACTGCGCGAACCGGCGCGATTCGGCCGGCCGTTCTCGCCCACGCACACCGTCGCCGTGAGCGGCGAGAACGATCGCGACGTGCGCATCACCGACGGCGCACGCGGTGACATCGAGCTCTTCCTGCCACTGCAATCGACGGCCGCCGGCCTGAGCGTGGTGACCCATGCGCCCGCGGGAGAGCAGGGCTACTTCCTGCTCTACGTCACGCCGCCGGAGATGGCGGCGCAGCAGGCGATCGGCCGTGACCTGACGCTGGTGGTGGATGTGTCGGGCTCGATGAGCGGGCCCAAGCTCGAACAGGCGAAAGCCGCGATCCACCAGGTGCTCGGCACGCTCGGCACGCGGGATCGCTTCCGGCTGGTCGCCTTCTCGAGTGCCGTGCGCCCGTTCCGCGACGGGTTCGTGACCGCCGACGCACAGGCCCTCGAGGCCGCGCGGAACTGGACGAACTCGCTGGTGGCCGATGGCGGCACGAACATCGAGGGGGCGCTGCGCGAGGCGATGCGCCGGCAGGGCGGCAGCACCCGCGACGGCAACCTCGACGTGCTCGTCTTCCTCACCGACGGTGTGCCGAGCGTGGGGGAGACGCAGCCCGAGCGCCTGGCGGCCCTGGCGAGCCAGGAATCGGCGCGCATGCGGATCTTCACGATCGGCATCGGCACCGACGTCAACACCTACCTGCTCGAGCGGATGGCGCAGGACGGCCGCGGGTCGGCAGGGTTCGTGCCGCCCGAGGGCAGCGTGGAGGAGACGGTGGGCAGCCTCGCGCGCAAGCTGCGCGCTCCGGCGCTGGTGGACCTGCGCGTGGTGTCGTCACCCGCTCGCATCGTCTCGATGGAGCCGGTGCGCCTGCCCGACCTGTTCGCCGGCCAGGAACTGGTGGTGCTGGGACGGTACGAGGGCAGCGGGAGCGGCCCGCTCGTGATCGAGGGCATGCGCGACGGGGAGAAGGTGCGCGTGTCCACGCCGGTGACGTTCGCGCAGTCAGACACGGACCACGAATACGTGGGCACGCTCTGGGCCGCGCGCCGCATCGGCGCCCTCACCCGCACCATGCGTCTCGAGGGTTCCACGCCGGCACGCATCGAGGAGATCAAGTCGCTGGCGCTGCGCCACGGCATCGTGACGGAGTACACGGCGTACCTGGTGCAGGAGCCGGTGGTGGCCTCGGGTGGCCCGGGCATGCCGCGCCGGACGGACCGTGACGGACGGGCCACCAACGTGGCGAATGCCCCGATGGCCTCGGCGCCGGCGGTGGCCCAGACGGGCCGGGCGGCGTTCGAGCAGGCGCAGACCAGCGCCGACATGGCAGGGGCCGGCAGCGTGGGCGAGGCCCGCAAGGCCAGCGAGCGCGCGCAGGCCCGCCTCGAACCCGAGGCGCGGGTGGCGGGTGGTGGCACGCGGCAGCGGATCGTCGGCAGCCGCCGATTCGAGCAGCAGGGCAGCCAGTGGACCGACATGACGCAGCGCAGCCAGCGGGTGGTGAACGTGGAAGCCTTCTCGCCAGCGTACTTTGCCCTGCTGCGCCTGCTGCCCGAACTGCGGGACGCCTCGCAACTGGGCGACGACGTCCTGGTGGCGGGCCAGCGGGTGAGCATCCGGCTGCAGCGCACCGGCCAGGCGACGCTCGCCGCGGCCGAGGTGTCGCAGCTGGCGAAGGACTTCCGCGGCGCCTGA
- a CDS encoding sigma-70 family RNA polymerase sigma factor translates to MGLDLGGLFRDYHESLVRMLTRRTGDRGRAEELAQETFARAVAAPPTNPRPWLFAVALNLLREEGRNAATRERRLVLVRDEDHVAPYEQPDEAYEREETRLRVRAALAELSERDRDVLLLQAEGFDYDEIAQATGLARGAIGTTLARARKRLLDVYTQGEGGAHVARG, encoded by the coding sequence ATGGGCCTCGATCTCGGTGGACTCTTCCGCGACTACCACGAGTCGCTCGTGCGGATGCTCACGCGCCGCACGGGCGACCGTGGCCGCGCCGAGGAACTGGCGCAGGAGACGTTCGCGCGGGCGGTGGCCGCACCGCCCACCAACCCACGGCCGTGGCTGTTCGCCGTGGCGCTGAACCTGTTGCGTGAGGAAGGCCGCAATGCCGCCACGCGCGAGCGGCGGCTGGTGCTGGTGCGCGACGAGGATCATGTCGCGCCGTACGAACAGCCGGACGAGGCGTACGAACGCGAGGAGACACGGCTGCGCGTGCGCGCCGCCCTCGCGGAGCTCTCCGAACGGGATCGCGACGTACTGCTGCTGCAGGCCGAGGGATTCGACTACGACGAGATCGCGCAGGCCACCGGGCTGGCGCGTGGAGCGATCGGCACGACACTCGCGCGGGCACGGAAGCGCCTGCTCGACGTGTACACGCAGGGAGAGGGAGGAGCACATGTCGCACGTGGATGA
- a CDS encoding zf-HC2 domain-containing protein, giving the protein MSHVDEGTLHALVDDALPPEERDAVQAHLASCGDCARRFAEATAMARQVMTLLGALDAEPAARVRVVAPASVPAPSVTAVTPLRARMVTLRRVAIAASVMLVAGVSYQVGRQKDAAVSAVAESAPPAPKRTGAAVATPSLVEAPSGPSDPSAVPMPASRLATRGGPRAEAEQVVERDAVAAGAGNAAPAAAPVLAVPTPALAALPEASRQVAMEQAQQAAGRTDQAAERRARVAEAHAEPVVGEAVPSQRAQAGQGRVVASQDAAAPAPESQARKMSAPVQATAANASVAAAKAVAIPGYTATEEASQPAIIRRRYVSPAGTPLLLQIMQAPSASKPQGARSESAEFVVSTSNGRSTVRWQRDGRSYELQGALAPDSLVKLATLLK; this is encoded by the coding sequence ATGTCGCACGTGGATGAGGGAACACTGCACGCGCTGGTGGACGATGCGCTGCCACCGGAGGAGCGGGACGCCGTGCAGGCGCACCTGGCGTCGTGCGGCGACTGTGCGCGGCGCTTCGCCGAGGCGACGGCGATGGCACGCCAGGTCATGACGCTGCTCGGTGCGCTGGACGCGGAGCCCGCGGCGCGGGTGCGCGTGGTGGCACCGGCGTCGGTGCCGGCACCGTCTGTGACGGCCGTCACGCCGCTGCGGGCGCGGATGGTCACGCTGCGTCGCGTGGCGATCGCCGCCAGCGTGATGCTGGTGGCGGGGGTGAGTTACCAGGTCGGCCGGCAGAAGGACGCCGCCGTCAGCGCGGTGGCGGAATCCGCGCCTCCCGCGCCGAAGCGGACCGGCGCCGCGGTCGCGACGCCCAGCCTGGTGGAGGCGCCGTCGGGGCCGTCCGATCCGTCGGCGGTGCCGATGCCGGCGTCCCGGCTGGCCACGCGCGGTGGCCCCCGGGCGGAAGCCGAGCAGGTGGTGGAGCGCGACGCGGTCGCTGCGGGCGCCGGGAACGCCGCACCTGCCGCGGCGCCGGTGCTGGCCGTGCCGACGCCTGCGCTCGCGGCGCTGCCGGAGGCATCGCGCCAGGTGGCGATGGAGCAGGCGCAGCAGGCGGCCGGTCGTACGGACCAGGCCGCCGAGCGACGGGCGCGCGTGGCCGAAGCGCATGCGGAGCCCGTGGTCGGTGAGGCGGTGCCGTCGCAGCGTGCGCAGGCGGGCCAGGGCCGTGTGGTGGCGTCGCAGGACGCGGCCGCGCCAGCGCCGGAGTCACAGGCGCGAAAGATGTCGGCGCCGGTGCAGGCCACCGCGGCCAATGCCAGCGTTGCCGCGGCGAAGGCGGTGGCGATTCCCGGCTACACGGCCACCGAGGAAGCCTCGCAGCCCGCCATCATCCGCCGGCGCTACGTGTCACCGGCGGGCACACCGTTGCTGTTGCAGATCATGCAGGCGCCGTCCGCGTCGAAGCCGCAGGGGGCGCGATCGGAGTCGGCGGAGTTCGTGGTGTCCACCAGCAACGGGCGCAGCACCGTGCGCTGGCAGCGCGACGGGAGATCGTACGAGCTGCAGGGTGCGCTGGCCCCCGACTCGCTGGTGAAGCTGGCCACGCTGCTGAAGTAG
- a CDS encoding DUF2059 domain-containing protein, giving the protein MRHTRMALLALVFAAVAPLAQAQVVDTIAEPHDAVKRALVSELVQVANFRQQVVRTMRETARLQAATMPAPPGFWDRVIARAEQDVDTLIAPLVEDYARYFSNDDLRALIVFYKTPAGQRSVLVAPIMGANSSVAGSRWGQRVGMEVGAELLNDGAQKGKPSTKPVKP; this is encoded by the coding sequence ATGCGACACACACGGATGGCACTGCTGGCCCTGGTCTTCGCCGCCGTCGCGCCACTGGCGCAGGCCCAGGTGGTGGACACCATCGCCGAGCCGCACGATGCGGTGAAGCGCGCACTCGTCTCCGAACTCGTCCAGGTGGCGAACTTCCGCCAGCAGGTGGTGCGCACCATGCGCGAGACGGCCAGGCTGCAGGCCGCCACGATGCCCGCGCCGCCGGGGTTCTGGGACCGCGTGATCGCACGCGCCGAGCAGGATGTCGACACGCTCATCGCGCCGCTGGTGGAGGACTACGCGCGCTACTTCAGCAACGACGACCTGCGCGCCCTGATCGTCTTCTACAAGACGCCGGCCGGCCAGCGTTCGGTGCTGGTGGCGCCGATCATGGGGGCCAACTCGTCCGTTGCCGGTTCACGCTGGGGCCAGCGCGTGGGCATGGAGGTCGGCGCGGAACTGCTGAACGACGGCGCGCAGAAGGGCAAGCCGTCCACCAAGCCCGTGAAGCCCTGA